In one Aromatoleum aromaticum EbN1 genomic region, the following are encoded:
- a CDS encoding fructosamine kinase family protein, whose protein sequence is MEAPQNLSVELECALTAAAGISFSRAEVWTTSSGSISRALEIRAGEQRYFLKLNDAAALPMFEAEVDGLAALAACNAFRVPRVLASGATADEAFLLLEWLQLRPLASAEDGQRFAEALAKLHHDTGERFGWARDNFIGANPQTNVQHDGWARFFVRCRLTPQLQLARSRGHGGALGREADQLLERVPALFLDYRPRPSLLHGDLWSGNAAIDADGTPVIFDPAVYRGDREADLAMSELFGGFPTAFYAAYRTAWPLDEGYEQRKALYNLYHVLNHLNLFGRSYLGQAERMIRALVFELRR, encoded by the coding sequence GTGGAAGCCCCTCAAAACCTGAGCGTCGAACTTGAGTGTGCCCTCACTGCTGCCGCCGGCATCAGCTTTTCCCGCGCCGAAGTATGGACAACGAGCAGCGGCTCCATCAGTCGTGCGCTCGAAATCCGTGCCGGCGAACAACGTTATTTTCTCAAGCTGAACGATGCTGCCGCGCTGCCGATGTTCGAGGCGGAAGTCGACGGTCTGGCCGCGCTGGCCGCCTGCAACGCTTTCCGGGTCCCGCGCGTCCTGGCAAGTGGCGCGACCGCCGACGAAGCCTTCCTGCTCCTGGAATGGCTGCAGCTGCGCCCGCTCGCGAGCGCAGAAGACGGGCAGCGCTTCGCCGAAGCACTGGCGAAGCTGCACCACGATACCGGCGAGCGCTTTGGCTGGGCACGCGACAACTTCATCGGCGCCAATCCCCAGACCAATGTGCAACACGACGGATGGGCGCGATTCTTCGTGCGCTGCCGCCTGACCCCGCAACTGCAGCTGGCGCGCTCCAGGGGCCATGGCGGCGCCTTGGGGCGCGAAGCCGACCAGCTGCTCGAGCGCGTGCCCGCGTTGTTCCTCGATTACCGCCCGCGGCCGAGCCTGCTTCATGGCGACCTGTGGAGCGGCAATGCCGCAATCGATGCCGACGGCACGCCGGTGATCTTCGATCCTGCGGTATATCGCGGCGACCGTGAGGCGGATCTCGCGATGAGCGAGCTTTTCGGCGGGTTTCCGACGGCCTTTTACGCTGCCTACCGCACTGCGTGGCCGCTGGATGAAGGCTACGAGCAAAGAAAGGCCCTCTACAACCTGTATCACGTCCTGAACCACCTCAACCTCTTTGGCCGCTCCTACCTTGGCCAAGCCGAACGCATGATCCGCGCACTGGTCTTCGAACTGCGCCGCTGA